The Ciconia boyciana chromosome 17, ASM3463844v1, whole genome shotgun sequence genome contains a region encoding:
- the LOC140661024 gene encoding fibrinogen-like protein 1-like protein translates to MGLQAGTRWLHGDLVLPMVMVMLLLCVSPARAASFQGGFPADCSHLNSGSPSGVYVIQPAGSPPRVVWCDMDTEGRGWTVVQRNTYTTEITWKESWTTYKYGFGNVQGDHWLGTEYLHLLTQQGTYKVRFIVQNKANVTHYAEYDIFSVESEAKGYPLRLGRFLGSGEDYLTSYHSRYGGIHDNMKFSTADRDQDQHSGNCANSYGGWWYDKCQNVLLNGKRYIFWPGACSSGNCTSSLILVKPTDVC, encoded by the exons ATGG GGCTCCAGGCTGGGACACGTTGGCTCCATGGGGACCTTGTCCTGCCCATGGTGATGGTGATGCTTCTCCTCTGCGTGAGCCCAGCACGTGCTGCCAGCTTCCAGGGTG GGTTCCCCGCAGACTGCAGCCACCTCAACAGCGGCAGCCCCAGTGGGGTGTATGTCATCCAGCCGGCAGGGTCACCCCCACGCGTGGTGTGGTGCGACATGGACACCGAAGGCAGGGGCTGGACTGTTGTCCAGAGAAATACCTACACCACCGAAATCACATGGAAGGAGTCCTGGACCACCTACAAGTATGGCTTCGGGAACGTGCAGGGCGATCACTGGTTGGGCACCGAGTACCTGCACCTGCTGACACAGCAGGGCACCTACAAGGTCCGCTTCATCGTGCAGAATAAAGCCAACGTCACCCATTACGCCGAGTACGACATCTTCAGCGTGGAGAGCGAGGCTAAGGGGTACCCGCTGAGGCTGGGCCGGTTCCTGGGCAGCGGGGAGGACTATCTGACCAGCTATCACTCCAGGTACGGGGGCATACACGACAACATGAAGTTCAGCACGGCTGACAGGGACCAGGACCAGCACAGTGGGAACTGCGCCAACAGCTATGGGGGCTGGTGGTACGACAAGTGCCAGAACGTCCTGCTCAATGGCAAGAGGTACATCTTCTGGCCAGGAGCCTGCTCAAGCGGCAACTGCACATCATCCCTCATCCTGGTCAAACCCACAGACGTGTGCTGA